A portion of the Candidatus Pristimantibacillus lignocellulolyticus genome contains these proteins:
- a CDS encoding 5'-3' exonuclease, whose product MPQKQKYLIIDGMAILFRAYFATSFTGKIRRTSQGVPVNGVHGFVRYFLDAIQTYEPTHVICCWDMGSKTFRSEQYSEYKGNRPSAPEDLIPQFDLVKEVVSSFDVPNIGIQGYEADDCIGTLAKTLGQENEVIIVTGDHDMLQLIDESVYVAIMKKGIGNYQLYTVNSLLEEKQLTPAQIIDVKGLMGDTADNYPGVKGIGEKTAHKLIQEFGSIDQLLLSLDKVSATISRKIEADLEMLHLSRQLATIHCEAPLEPLVEQQCVWCFDKQNVYNKFEELEFGSLAKLVDGVTLAVV is encoded by the coding sequence ATGCCACAGAAACAAAAATATTTGATTATTGATGGAATGGCTATATTATTTCGTGCCTATTTCGCAACATCATTTACAGGAAAAATAAGAAGAACAAGTCAAGGAGTGCCAGTTAACGGTGTTCATGGATTTGTTCGATATTTTCTAGATGCGATTCAAACTTATGAGCCAACACATGTAATATGTTGCTGGGATATGGGTTCAAAAACCTTCCGTAGTGAACAATATAGTGAATATAAAGGGAATCGTCCGTCAGCTCCTGAGGATCTAATTCCACAATTTGATCTTGTTAAAGAAGTTGTAAGTAGTTTTGACGTCCCTAACATCGGTATTCAAGGATATGAAGCTGATGATTGCATAGGTACATTAGCTAAAACGCTTGGACAAGAAAATGAAGTCATTATCGTTACTGGCGATCATGATATGTTGCAATTGATCGACGAGTCAGTTTATGTTGCGATAATGAAAAAAGGTATCGGTAATTATCAACTGTATACCGTTAATAGCTTGCTAGAAGAGAAGCAATTAACTCCTGCACAAATTATTGATGTTAAAGGATTAATGGGTGATACTGCAGATAATTATCCTGGGGTTAAAGGTATTGGTGAAAAGACCGCTCATAAGTTAATTCAGGAGTTTGGGTCTATTGATCAATTATTGCTTTCATTAGATAAAGTTTCTGCAACGATTAGTCGTAAAATAGAAGCGGATCTGGAAATGCTTCATTTGTCTCGTCAATTAGCAACAATTCACTGTGAGGCACCGCTTGAACCATTAGTGGAACAACAATGTGTTTGGTGTTTTGATAAGCAAAACGTCTACAACAAATTCGAAGAATTAGAGTTTGGTAGTCTAGCGAAATTGGTAGACGGCGTTACATTAGCTGTAGTGTAA
- a CDS encoding chemotaxis protein CheX → MKVEYINPFLDSAKMVIEQVIQVRPSTGQVSIKDIKFVEEYIWIHIGLNGQMNGNIIFGLQEDVALKMISAMMGGYAISELDEMGRSAISELSNMISGNASTILSNQGMSVDITPPRIVEMAQAAGLGGSKALTVPLIIEGIGELDIQVLVQ, encoded by the coding sequence GTGAAGGTAGAATATATTAACCCGTTTCTAGATTCAGCCAAAATGGTTATTGAACAAGTGATACAAGTACGCCCTTCAACTGGACAAGTATCTATTAAAGATATTAAGTTTGTAGAAGAGTATATTTGGATTCATATCGGACTAAATGGACAAATGAATGGTAATATTATATTTGGACTACAAGAAGATGTTGCCTTAAAGATGATCTCCGCAATGATGGGCGGCTACGCGATATCAGAACTTGATGAAATGGGAAGAAGTGCAATTTCAGAACTAAGTAATATGATTAGTGGAAATGCCAGTACTATTTTATCCAATCAGGGAATGTCAGTAGATATTACTCCTCCACGAATTGTTGAAATGGCACAAGCAGCTGGACTAGGTGGATCTAAAGCTTTAACGGTACCTTTAATCATTGAAGGTATTGGAGAATTGGATATTCAAGTTTTAGTACAATAA
- a CDS encoding SDR family oxidoreductase, producing MFNDKVILITGASSGIGSLLAQEVSALGAVTILTGRNEQRLTQTLDKITGEAAIYVMDVQNLADVESTVEQIVATYGKIDILINNAGYGKFDSIEKLSVEEYEQMMDTNYMGVVRCTKAVLPIMERAGSGHIVNIASLAGMIGNAKSTSYAATKHALLGFTNSLRMELRGRPIKVSAVNPGPINTEFFQIADPDGNYVKNISWFIMQPEYVVKQIIKLLLTQRAELSLPRTAAFGLKLYQLCPRWIDKVAGKWLNKK from the coding sequence GTGTTTAATGATAAAGTAATTCTCATTACTGGTGCATCAAGTGGCATTGGTTCTCTTCTAGCGCAAGAAGTATCTGCACTAGGTGCAGTTACGATACTAACAGGAAGAAATGAGCAACGATTAACTCAAACGTTAGATAAAATAACAGGGGAAGCTGCAATCTATGTTATGGATGTACAGAATCTAGCGGATGTTGAGTCCACAGTAGAACAGATTGTTGCTACTTATGGCAAAATTGACATATTAATAAATAATGCAGGCTATGGAAAATTTGATTCAATTGAAAAGTTATCAGTTGAAGAGTATGAACAGATGATGGATACAAACTATATGGGTGTCGTTCGTTGCACAAAAGCTGTGCTTCCGATTATGGAACGAGCGGGTAGCGGGCATATTGTTAATATAGCATCATTAGCAGGTATGATTGGAAATGCCAAATCAACCTCCTATGCAGCAACTAAGCATGCGTTACTAGGTTTTACTAACTCATTACGAATGGAACTCCGAGGTAGACCAATCAAAGTTTCCGCAGTTAATCCTGGCCCAATTAATACTGAGTTTTTCCAAATTGCTGATCCAGATGGAAATTACGTTAAAAATATATCGTGGTTTATTATGCAACCTGAATATGTCGTTAAGCAAATAATTAAGCTTCTACTCACGCAACGTGCCGAGCTGAGCTTACCACGAACTGCTGCATTTGGATTGAAGTTGTATCAACTTTGTCCTAGGTGGATCGACAAAGTAGCAGGCAAGTGGTTAAACAAAAAGTAA
- a CDS encoding DEAD/DEAH box helicase yields the protein MSSTKWAELGINDVLSSALVKQGIVEPTEVQQQAIQLLIEGKDISVKSQTGSGKTLAFLLPILQNINVESKSIQAVVLAPTQELAMQIVRVAESYGELLGVRVQQLIGGAAAKRQIEKLKLNPHIVIGTPGRMNELVKSKRLKLHQVKYLVIDEADQTFELGTPTDTENLLFNVNKLRQTAFFSATYPETTMSRYEGRWMKQPHHIMITPAEKVASTIEHFYVVCDQRSKLDTARRLLRTLNASSALLFVNDTNQISNWETKMKYEGFKIESLFGEADKQRRSATLTAFREGKLDAILSTDVAARGIDIVDLPLVIQIEPAVDADHYVHRAGRTGRMGKSGLVISIITPHEKFIMDKFMKQLHINIEERILFRGKLLNEAQVAEATKYKPAEKSISRKPVEASDRLQSSSSKGKQAESIKSTPVQGSSTANINSRAIKAQEIYRSGEERQISTSNNSDSSNNGSVKKDKKTGPIAKATSKKKANGGKNKGAPKWLKEKRQTTDN from the coding sequence ATGTCTAGTACGAAATGGGCGGAACTTGGAATTAATGATGTACTAAGTTCAGCATTAGTAAAGCAAGGAATTGTTGAACCAACTGAGGTGCAACAACAAGCCATTCAATTGTTAATAGAAGGAAAAGATATTTCAGTTAAATCACAAACGGGTAGTGGTAAGACGTTGGCGTTTTTACTACCTATTTTGCAAAACATTAATGTTGAGTCCAAGTCAATTCAAGCTGTAGTACTTGCACCTACGCAAGAGCTAGCTATGCAAATTGTTCGAGTTGCTGAAAGCTATGGAGAACTGCTTGGCGTTAGAGTTCAACAATTAATCGGAGGCGCTGCAGCAAAGCGTCAAATTGAAAAGTTAAAGCTCAATCCACATATCGTTATTGGAACTCCAGGTCGAATGAACGAATTGGTTAAGAGTAAACGTCTAAAGCTACATCAAGTTAAGTATCTTGTTATCGATGAAGCCGATCAAACCTTTGAGCTAGGCACACCTACTGATACTGAGAATTTACTATTTAATGTAAATAAATTGCGACAAACGGCATTTTTCTCCGCTACTTATCCAGAGACAACGATGTCTAGGTATGAAGGTCGCTGGATGAAACAACCTCATCATATTATGATTACGCCAGCAGAAAAAGTAGCAAGTACAATTGAACATTTCTATGTTGTATGCGATCAGCGCTCTAAGCTAGATACAGCTAGACGTTTGCTTCGTACACTTAATGCTTCCTCTGCATTGTTATTCGTCAATGATACGAACCAAATTTCCAATTGGGAAACTAAAATGAAATATGAAGGATTCAAAATTGAATCGTTATTTGGTGAGGCAGATAAACAACGTAGATCAGCAACATTAACAGCGTTCCGTGAGGGCAAACTTGATGCGATATTATCTACTGACGTTGCCGCTCGTGGTATTGATATAGTGGATCTACCTCTAGTTATTCAGATTGAGCCTGCGGTTGATGCCGATCATTATGTTCACCGAGCAGGTAGAACGGGTCGTATGGGGAAATCTGGTCTAGTGATTTCTATTATTACGCCACATGAAAAGTTTATTATGGACAAATTCATGAAGCAATTGCATATTAACATTGAAGAGAGAATATTGTTCCGTGGCAAATTGTTGAATGAAGCTCAAGTAGCTGAGGCTACGAAGTATAAGCCTGCAGAAAAGTCTATATCACGTAAGCCAGTAGAGGCATCTGATCGACTACAATCAAGTAGTAGCAAGGGAAAACAAGCGGAGTCAATTAAGTCTACTCCTGTACAAGGTAGTTCGACCGCTAACATAAACAGCAGAGCAATTAAAGCTCAAGAAATTTACAGATCGGGTGAAGAACGACAAATTTCCACTTCCAACAATTCTGATAGTAGTAATAATGGTAGTGTGAAAAAAGACAAAAAAACTGGCCCGATAGCAAAAGCTACATCAAAGAAAAAAGCCAATGGTGGGAAAAATAAAGGTGCTCCTAAGTGGTTGAAAGAAAAGAGACAAACTACTGATAACTAA
- a CDS encoding ABC transporter ATP-binding protein, with protein sequence MSTVLSVEQLSGGYSPRKAIIQNINLHIESGEMIGLIGVNGAGKSTTIKHILGLMTPHKGTIMINGTTLKDDVEKYRSGYTYVPETPVLFEELTVEEHLRLTAMAYSVPQKQYEQQVELLLERYHMVKKRKSVTAHLSKGMKQKVMIMSALLAKPALFIIDEPFLGLDPLGIRSLLLELEEVKKNGSSILMSSHILATIEHYCDRFLMLDGGQVVAHGTLQQMLDQANKGGGQAKNLEEAFYELLNGGEV encoded by the coding sequence ATGAGTACAGTATTAAGTGTTGAACAATTAAGTGGAGGATATAGTCCTCGCAAAGCGATTATTCAAAACATTAATCTACATATCGAGTCAGGTGAAATGATCGGTCTTATCGGAGTCAATGGTGCAGGGAAAAGTACAACGATCAAACATATTCTTGGATTAATGACTCCACATAAAGGAACCATTATGATTAATGGAACGACATTAAAGGATGATGTTGAAAAATATAGAAGTGGTTATACTTACGTGCCTGAAACGCCAGTTCTTTTCGAAGAATTAACGGTTGAAGAACATTTACGATTAACTGCAATGGCATATAGTGTTCCTCAAAAACAATATGAACAACAGGTCGAACTATTACTTGAACGGTACCATATGGTGAAAAAGCGTAAATCAGTTACAGCTCATTTGTCAAAAGGTATGAAGCAAAAAGTAATGATTATGAGTGCATTATTAGCAAAACCAGCCTTGTTCATCATTGATGAGCCATTTCTCGGACTCGATCCGTTAGGCATTCGTTCTCTGTTACTAGAGCTTGAAGAAGTGAAAAAGAATGGGTCATCGATTTTGATGAGTTCTCATATTCTGGCTACGATTGAACATTATTGTGACAGATTTCTAATGTTAGATGGCGGCCAAGTTGTGGCGCACGGAACATTGCAACAGATGCTCGATCAAGCAAACAAAGGAGGAGGACAAGCGAAAAACCTTGAGGAAGCCTTCTATGAACTTTTAAATGGAGGGGAAGTCTAA
- a CDS encoding ABC transporter permease, protein MSSDVLLLWQKRKNAFMMEILPYIKYMSRSGFPAFLSLIGIVSIIQYINLIQNVPENFPLEFIGALVLTPLISYNPLRTWLKEADTIFLMPMEHQLGTYMKKSHIRSLRNGFIYLLIVTLIYWPLYRQTDAYQPIIFIAVLVILKALNHVMAWKERQFIWSMNRNIMRLFRWILMFMLLFGWLLSSRWGMLCLTVIVLVMLATLYRVTNKQSFPWERLIAEERITIRRLYSFFSWFIDVRVGPPIVKQRKYLSWIIPFVPYKKQYTFVYLHLITFVRTEIGGICMRLLILGGLVNYIVASENGMNGWGTVISYMLFGLIITLQIGSLRKVHRYAIWKDIFPMQVKLQQQQIITIDRLLSYMMLIVLLLTTIPMWGGHSSQVIVMILFALLYPIVRAFNIKRKLVKEVDDLD, encoded by the coding sequence ATGTCTTCTGATGTATTGCTGTTATGGCAGAAGCGAAAGAACGCTTTTATGATGGAAATTTTGCCATACATTAAGTATATGTCGCGTAGTGGATTTCCGGCTTTTCTCTCGTTAATTGGCATTGTTAGTATTATTCAATATATTAACTTAATCCAAAATGTACCAGAAAATTTCCCGCTTGAATTCATTGGTGCACTTGTACTTACACCGTTGATAAGTTATAACCCTTTGCGTACTTGGTTGAAAGAAGCGGATACGATCTTTCTAATGCCGATGGAACATCAACTAGGTACATATATGAAGAAATCTCATATTCGCTCGCTAAGAAATGGCTTCATATATCTGCTTATTGTTACATTGATATATTGGCCGCTATATCGTCAGACAGATGCGTATCAACCGATAATTTTTATAGCAGTACTCGTAATTTTGAAAGCTTTGAATCATGTTATGGCCTGGAAGGAACGTCAATTTATCTGGTCAATGAATCGAAATATTATGCGCTTATTCCGTTGGATATTAATGTTTATGTTACTATTCGGTTGGCTACTTTCAAGTCGTTGGGGGATGTTATGTTTAACCGTTATAGTGTTAGTAATGTTAGCTACGCTATACCGTGTGACGAATAAGCAATCGTTCCCATGGGAACGGTTAATCGCTGAAGAACGAATAACGATTCGTCGATTATATTCATTCTTTAGTTGGTTCATTGATGTACGTGTTGGACCACCAATAGTGAAACAAAGAAAATACTTAAGCTGGATTATTCCTTTCGTCCCATATAAGAAACAATATACATTTGTTTACTTACACCTCATTACGTTCGTACGTACTGAGATTGGAGGAATCTGTATGAGACTACTTATTCTCGGTGGACTAGTGAATTACATAGTTGCGTCTGAGAATGGTATGAATGGATGGGGGACCGTAATTAGTTATATGCTATTCGGATTAATCATTACATTACAAATTGGCTCATTACGCAAAGTACATCGTTACGCGATTTGGAAAGATATATTCCCGATGCAAGTAAAGCTACAACAACAGCAGATCATTACGATTGATCGATTATTAAGCTATATGATGCTAATAGTATTGTTATTGACAACGATTCCTATGTGGGGTGGACATAGTTCACAAGTTATAGTAATGATTTTGTTCGCATTACTATATCCGATTGTGCGTGCTTTCAATATAAAGCGTAAGCTTGTGAAAGAAGTAGATGATCTAGATTAA
- a CDS encoding aminotransferase class I/II-fold pyridoxal phosphate-dependent enzyme translates to MNPLAQQLNETLQQESPAVYDMLSNLGKAIYFPKEGILSQSAEAKAKAKKYNATIGIATEGGKPMHLKVIQDTLSAYNPKDIYEYAPPAGKPELRTAWREKMVKDNPSLASVQAELSNPIVTNALTHGLSIVADLFADTGDAVIIPDKNWENYELTFGVRRNAEIVEYPLYNEDQRFNSEGLREALLAQKGKGKAIVILNFPNNPTGYTPDDQDGDAIIAAIKTAAEEGVKVVAVTDDAYFGLFFEDSMQESLFGKLADLHPNVLAVKVDGATKEEYVWGFRVGFITYASSSKAALAALEQKTMGIIRSTISSGPHPSQTFVLHALNSPEFEAQKAEKFEIMKNRANIVKDLLDSGRYGNTLQYYPFNSGYFMCLKLSNVSADSVRLLLLDKYGIGTIALGETDLRVAFSCIEGEHLEELYDCIYKAVLELTEQA, encoded by the coding sequence ATGAACCCATTAGCTCAGCAACTTAATGAGACCTTGCAACAAGAGAGTCCAGCTGTCTATGACATGTTATCTAATCTAGGGAAAGCTATTTACTTCCCGAAAGAAGGTATCCTTAGCCAATCTGCAGAAGCAAAGGCTAAAGCGAAAAAGTATAATGCTACAATTGGTATTGCAACTGAAGGTGGCAAGCCAATGCACCTTAAAGTTATCCAAGATACTTTAAGCGCTTATAATCCTAAAGATATTTACGAATATGCTCCTCCTGCAGGTAAGCCGGAACTTCGTACTGCTTGGCGCGAAAAAATGGTAAAAGATAATCCTTCATTAGCTTCTGTACAGGCTGAGCTTAGCAATCCAATCGTGACAAATGCTTTAACGCATGGTCTGAGCATTGTTGCTGATCTATTCGCCGATACAGGAGACGCTGTCATTATTCCAGATAAGAACTGGGAAAACTATGAATTAACTTTCGGTGTTCGTCGTAACGCAGAAATCGTGGAGTATCCACTATATAATGAAGATCAACGATTCAACAGTGAAGGTTTACGTGAAGCATTGCTTGCTCAGAAGGGCAAGGGCAAAGCCATTGTAATTCTTAACTTCCCTAATAACCCAACTGGTTATACACCAGATGATCAAGATGGAGACGCAATCATTGCTGCAATTAAAACTGCAGCAGAGGAAGGCGTAAAAGTTGTTGCAGTAACAGATGATGCATACTTCGGATTATTCTTTGAAGATTCCATGCAAGAATCTTTATTCGGCAAATTAGCTGATCTGCATCCTAATGTTCTTGCTGTTAAAGTTGATGGTGCAACAAAAGAAGAATATGTATGGGGCTTCCGTGTAGGATTTATCACTTATGCTTCTTCTTCCAAAGCGGCACTTGCAGCTCTTGAACAAAAAACAATGGGGATTATACGCTCGACAATTTCAAGTGGGCCTCATCCATCTCAAACTTTTGTATTACATGCCCTGAATTCTCCGGAATTTGAAGCTCAAAAAGCTGAAAAATTCGAGATTATGAAAAATCGCGCTAATATCGTAAAAGATTTGCTGGATAGCGGTCGATATGGAAATACGTTGCAATACTATCCATTCAATTCTGGATACTTTATGTGCTTAAAACTTTCAAATGTAAGTGCTGATTCCGTTCGTCTATTACTTCTAGACAAATACGGTATCGGAACAATTGCTCTAGGTGAAACTGATTTACGTGTTGCATTCTCTTGTATTGAAGGAGAACACCTAGAAGAACTATATGATTGCATCTACAAAGCAGTTTTGGAACTTACGGAACAAGCTTAA
- a CDS encoding AraC family transcriptional regulator, with translation MLDISPDKLLLKPAFAKIVCEPGWRWARREKPMPNFDLFYVWSGEGDVEVNGVHHEVGPGSCFLFRPGDYTSATHNPQKPLVLTYIHFATEEAVEVIPKRYRLLKDTIDFEFLLSRYVRLFLIQTFAAEEEAKLVLKQIMIHLLRADFQTPTEKKASNQLTESIHEVANFIRQNPSVAHRVEDLAMRAQLSPRYFSMKFREVLGMSVQTYMIRTRIDRAQYLLTHAGMNVTEVADALGYRDIFFFSRQFKQYTGKNPSEIR, from the coding sequence ATGCTAGATATATCGCCGGATAAGCTATTACTAAAGCCTGCCTTTGCAAAAATTGTTTGCGAACCAGGTTGGAGATGGGCAAGACGAGAAAAACCTATGCCGAATTTTGATCTATTCTACGTTTGGAGTGGAGAAGGCGATGTTGAGGTTAATGGTGTACATCATGAAGTAGGTCCAGGAAGTTGTTTCTTATTCCGTCCTGGTGATTATACAAGTGCTACACATAATCCTCAAAAGCCATTAGTGCTAACATATATTCATTTCGCGACTGAAGAAGCTGTCGAAGTGATTCCAAAGCGTTATCGCTTACTTAAGGATACGATAGATTTTGAATTTTTATTATCTCGATATGTTAGACTGTTTCTTATTCAGACCTTTGCTGCTGAAGAGGAAGCTAAGCTTGTCTTAAAGCAAATTATGATTCATTTGCTTCGGGCAGATTTCCAAACACCAACAGAGAAAAAAGCAAGTAATCAGCTAACGGAATCGATTCATGAAGTGGCGAACTTCATTCGTCAAAATCCGAGTGTTGCACACCGAGTTGAAGATCTTGCGATGCGTGCTCAATTGTCACCTCGTTATTTCTCAATGAAATTTAGAGAAGTGCTTGGAATGTCCGTTCAAACCTATATGATCCGTACAAGAATAGATAGAGCTCAATACTTGTTAACTCATGCAGGAATGAATGTTACTGAAGTTGCAGATGCACTAGGCTACAGAGATATTTTCTTCTTTAGTAGACAATTTAAGCAATACACTGGAAAAAATCCATCTGAAATAAGATAA
- the asd gene encoding archaetidylserine decarboxylase (Phosphatidylserine decarboxylase is synthesized as a single chain precursor. Generation of the pyruvoyl active site from a Ser is coupled to cleavage of a Gly-Ser bond between the larger (beta) and smaller (alpha chains). It is an integral membrane protein.) — MLKWLLRSMTELTSRKWISRITGAFAQSRGSRIFIKKFAAAYGIKVDEAEKTIDQYETLNEFFTRRLKDGLRQIDATSSALVSPVDALITGCGVIQNGTIINVKGQDYSVSELLANEVLSKKFLNGYYYVLYLSPTDYHRIHTPIEGTIVGRVHLPGKVYPVNNFGLTHMKRVLSRNERLITYFNSNGHTVAAVKVGAMNVSSIHYVQHDKDQVERGEELAYFAFGSTVVLLTETNSYEADPTIQINSKVTMGQKLGTMIAK, encoded by the coding sequence ATGTTGAAGTGGTTATTACGCTCTATGACTGAACTAACCTCTCGTAAATGGATTTCTCGTATTACAGGTGCATTCGCACAATCTCGTGGTAGTCGCATCTTCATAAAAAAATTCGCTGCGGCATATGGCATAAAAGTAGACGAAGCTGAAAAAACTATCGATCAGTATGAGACGTTGAATGAGTTTTTCACGAGACGACTGAAGGATGGACTTCGTCAAATTGATGCAACATCATCTGCTCTTGTATCACCTGTCGATGCTCTTATCACTGGATGTGGGGTAATTCAAAACGGAACGATTATTAATGTAAAGGGACAAGATTATTCCGTTTCAGAATTACTAGCAAACGAAGTGCTTTCCAAGAAGTTTCTTAACGGTTATTATTATGTATTATACTTAAGCCCAACTGACTACCATCGTATTCATACTCCAATCGAAGGAACCATTGTTGGGCGTGTACACCTTCCAGGTAAAGTCTATCCTGTTAATAATTTTGGACTGACTCATATGAAACGAGTACTAAGTCGGAATGAACGTTTAATAACATACTTTAATAGCAACGGTCATACTGTAGCAGCCGTAAAAGTTGGTGCCATGAATGTAAGTAGTATTCACTATGTACAACATGATAAAGATCAAGTAGAGCGTGGAGAAGAGCTTGCTTATTTCGCATTCGGCTCAACTGTAGTATTACTAACTGAGACTAACTCGTATGAAGCTGATCCTACCATTCAAATAAATAGTAAAGTAACAATGGGTCAAAAACTTGGCACTATGATCGCAAAATAA
- a CDS encoding YheC/YheD family protein produces MGRLLLGILTLYLNDGRILEERKIYEQMTIAGAELGIQVIVFTPEDVSTHQAKVRAHCYDSTQKRWTRRWGPIPKYIFDRCRLQKSHRMKLLQTFKEQYPHINYLNKPIGHKWNVHQKLEEHHAIRPYLPHTIYYSNISDITHMLNLYKVIYLKPVNGTGGRGILRIEKSSNQIFYIEGRDHDRNIISPQKMSLSSLSDFLQKWNVLKANFLVQQGIPLQLSDGRVHDYRVLIQKDGTGEWNVTGCAGRIGAKRSITANLHGGGSAVPMERLMRNFINSNVNLTAVKDEVNYLSIQIASYLDSYISALCELAIDIAIDREGQIWIIEINPKPAREVFKEIGNLEVYKTAIRRPLEYAKYQYLKKDK; encoded by the coding sequence ATGGGGCGGCTACTGTTAGGAATACTAACACTATATCTCAATGACGGCAGAATACTAGAAGAAAGAAAAATATATGAGCAAATGACGATCGCTGGCGCCGAGCTCGGTATTCAGGTCATTGTCTTTACTCCTGAAGACGTCTCAACGCATCAAGCGAAGGTTAGAGCTCACTGTTACGATTCTACTCAGAAACGTTGGACTCGTAGATGGGGACCTATTCCTAAATATATATTTGACCGTTGTCGATTGCAAAAATCACATCGTATGAAATTACTACAAACTTTCAAAGAGCAATATCCCCACATTAATTATTTAAATAAACCTATAGGTCATAAATGGAACGTTCATCAAAAACTAGAAGAGCATCATGCTATTCGACCTTACCTCCCTCATACGATCTACTATTCTAATATATCGGACATTACCCATATGTTGAATCTTTACAAAGTAATCTATCTCAAGCCTGTAAATGGTACAGGTGGCCGTGGCATTCTACGTATCGAAAAATCTTCCAATCAAATATTTTATATTGAGGGAAGAGATCATGATCGTAACATTATTTCTCCGCAAAAAATGAGTCTCTCATCATTAAGTGACTTCTTACAAAAATGGAATGTACTAAAAGCTAATTTCTTGGTACAGCAAGGTATTCCATTACAACTTTCTGATGGCAGAGTTCATGATTATCGCGTACTCATCCAAAAGGATGGAACTGGGGAATGGAATGTAACTGGTTGTGCGGGACGAATAGGGGCTAAGCGCAGTATTACAGCTAATCTTCATGGTGGAGGTTCAGCGGTTCCAATGGAAAGGTTAATGCGAAATTTTATTAATAGTAATGTTAACCTTACGGCTGTTAAGGATGAAGTTAATTACCTTTCGATCCAAATAGCTTCATATCTTGACAGTTATATTTCTGCCTTATGTGAATTAGCGATCGATATTGCGATCGATCGAGAAGGTCAAATATGGATTATTGAAATAAACCCTAAACCTGCACGTGAAGTTTTCAAAGAAATAGGCAATCTTGAAGTATACAAAACAGCTATTCGTAGGCCACTTGAGTACGCTAAATATCAATACTTGAAAAAAGATAAGTAA
- a CDS encoding GNAT family N-acetyltransferase, whose amino-acid sequence MLLRHNSRTWNKQRAKILNFISHYGEKRITLATLHSLRLLSDEQLNYQPSSDIVPASVVTFSDQGKLMGVGYAIGDGSGHCLIVVRPEARRNGVGFQIMKELINSLDHFSCQVAIDNVASLALCFKNGLHAVSMFKGPTGKATLRFERSSVHGAATVRNTNTISQ is encoded by the coding sequence ATGCTACTTCGTCATAATTCTCGAACTTGGAATAAGCAGAGAGCTAAAATTCTAAATTTTATTAGTCACTATGGAGAAAAAAGAATTACACTGGCAACACTTCATAGCCTACGCTTACTCTCTGATGAACAACTTAATTATCAACCATCATCTGATATTGTTCCAGCTTCTGTTGTTACTTTCAGTGATCAAGGTAAATTAATGGGAGTAGGATACGCAATCGGTGACGGTAGTGGACATTGTCTTATTGTTGTGCGACCAGAAGCTCGAAGAAACGGTGTCGGCTTTCAAATCATGAAAGAACTTATCAATTCGCTGGACCATTTCTCATGTCAGGTTGCCATAGATAACGTTGCTAGTTTGGCACTTTGTTTCAAAAACGGCCTACATGCTGTATCCATGTTTAAAGGCCCTACTGGTAAAGCAACCTTACGTTTTGAAAGGAGTTCAGTTCATGGGGCGGCTACTGTTAGGAATACTAACACTATATCTCAATGA